The sequence TTTTCTCCTTTATGAAAATTTACCCTCTAAAAAATGGGCCATGGTTTTAAATTCTGCAATTTCATTATTATCCACAATCTGCCGGGATCTTTTGCATACGTCATGAAGGCTTTCAATGGTTTTTTCAAACGCCTGACGTTGGATCTGCCGGCTGTCTAATGAGAGGTCGAGATACTCTTTAACGGTTTTAAACAGATGGGTGGCCCCGATTTTTTTCAGTTCATAGGTCAGGGTCTCCCCCGGATAACGAGTGATCATATCCGGGATAAGCGCTTTAAGATCGTCAATAATGGATTCTATTTTTAAAATCAGATCCATGGAAAAATCACGATCGGTCCGGATCAAAAGATTCAGCTTGATCAGGGTATCAAGGATTTCCTTGAAATCAGCACCCGGGTCTTTTTTTTCAGGAGTCGAGGAGGACTTTTCAGTAGAAGACGATGATACTTTTGGCGCATTCATCCGCTTGATAATCAGATTAAATAAAATCAGCGCTATAATAAATACGGCAGCTATAATTATAACGGTCATGAAGTGTTCCTTTCCAAATTTTTAAGAAAAGCTTAAGAAAAGCTATATCTATATTTAATGGTATCCTTAATGCGTTTTAGACCGGGACGGTAGTACTGTTATACATCAAATGTCGTGAAGTTCAAGTCATTCCGTCCTGTTGAGCCTGATCTTTAGGGTAGGATCATTGTAACGAAAATGTTAATGTAATCTTTACTTTAATTTTAGATATGATATTCACCATTTAAAACTTCAGCCTGATTTGGGAGAGGGTTATGAATTTTTTGTTCAAAAAATACGTACTGTTGTTTTTTCTTCTAATTTTCAACTTAACTATACTTTTTACAGGTTACACAGACGCGACTGAATTAACAAAGCCTGTGATTGTGGCATCGACCACCCAGATTGCGGATTTTGCACGGCAGGTGGCAGGAGACCAGGCCCTGGTCAAAAGTATCCTGGCTCCCGGGGCTGATCCCCATACCTATAACGTCACCCCCGATGATGTCCAGATAGTGCTTGGTGCAGATTTGTGCATTGAAAACGGCCTTCACCTGGAAGGAAAGAACTGGATGAGTACCCTGGCCAAAGATGCCCAAAAAACATTAATCACGGCCACCGACGGCATCCAGGCACTTTCCATAAGTCAAGGCGGCCAGTCCATCCCCGATCCCCATGCCTGGCTTTCCCCAAAAAATGTGGTTGTGTACGTCAATAACATCACCAGGGGTATCATTGCTCTGGACCCTGGGAACAAAGCATTTTATCGGGCAAGGGCCAAGCTTTTTTTACAGCAGCTTCGGGTGCTGGACGCCTGGATCAGGGAACAGATCAATGCCGTTTCCCCCCAGCAGCGAATTCTGGTCACCACCCATGATGCCTTTAACTATTTTTGCCGGGAATACCGCCTCAACGAAAAAAACGACTTTTTATCCATCGCCCCTGTGGGATGGTCCACCGGTGCTGAAGTCGGGGCCGGCATCACCCCGGAACGAAGGCGCAAGGTGATCGAGTCCATCAAGGCATCGGGCGCTCCGGCTATTTTTGTAGAAACCACCATCAACCCGAAACAAATCAGGGAAATCGCCAAGGAAACCGGAGTTAAAATAGGCGGGGAACTTTACTCGGACTCCATGGGTCCCGAAGGATCTGCCGCTGAAACCTATATCGGCATGATGCGGGAGAACACACTGCTCATCGTCAATTCGCTTAAATAGGCCTATATTATATGCGTTTTTTACTTACAGTTTTAATTTGGATTGTTTTTGTAGGAGGCTTGTGGGCGTATACGGTCCAGCGGGATGCCGCCCTGCCCCAAGGCCCTGCCCAGGTAGCAGCGCCAAAGGTTCTCACCGGCAGTTATGTACTGGAAATCACCCCAAGCTTTTCAGTTGAAAAAGACCCCTTTGCCCTGGTCCTGGATGATGATGCATCGCAAACCCCAGGTCTTGAGATCCGGCTCAATGGCCGGGCCCTGGAGGTGGATGCAGAACAAATTAAAAGGGGCAAGGTGATCCGAATTAAGAAAAATCTAAAACTGTCCCAGGGCTTTAACGAATTCTATGTCAAGGCAAGCCCGCCCATGGCTGAAACCGATCTGGACCACGGCCTGCGGGTCCGGCTTTTAGACCAGGGCGTGCCTGTGGTTGACCAGACCGTATGGGGCAGTTCAGGAGCTGTGGTGGCCGGCACCGTAAGTTTTTCTATAGCTGCCCACAAGGAGGATGTTCATGATTAAAGAGACTTCCTTTGCCATAGAGGTGGCCCATCTTACTGTCAGCTACAATGCAAAGCCTGCGCTTTTGGATGTGAGCGTGAAAATTGAAACGGATCAACTGGTGGGTGTCATCGGCCCCAACGGCGCAGGTAAATCCACCTTTATCAAGGCGATTTTAGGCTTTGTAAAGCCCGACCTGGGCACAGTAAAAATCCAAGGCACCTACGCTAAAAACGCCAAAGGTCTGGTAGCCTATGTTCCCCAGCGAGGGGCTGTGGACTGGGATTTTCCCATCACGGTTCGGGAAGTGGCCCTTATGGGGCGATTCCAGAAAATCCCCTGGTACACGTCTCCACGAAAAAAAGACAGGGATGCTGCCATGGAAGCACTTGAAATGGTTCGCATGACCGACTTTGCCCACCGCCAGATCGGAGAGCTTTCCGGCGGCCAGCAACAGCGGGTCTTCATGGCCCGGGCCCTTGCCCAGGGCAGTGATATTCTGCTGCTGGATGAACCTTTTGCCGGGGTGGATGCAGCAACGGAAAGGGCTATCCTGGAAGTCCTGGAAAGGGCCAAAAAGTCGGGCAAAACCCTGGTGGTGGTCCATCATGATCTGTCCACAGCAACAGAATATTTTGACAAACTGTTGCTCATCAAGCAGCGCCTCTACGCATATGGCGAACCTCATATGGTACTTCAGGAAGACTTACTCAGTCAGGTCTACGAGGGTAAGCTTAAAATTTTCAAAGATGTGGTAAAAAAGGAGGGAAATTAATGCTGGACCTTTTTTATACCCCCCTGACGGAAACTTACTTTCAAAAAGCGCTGATCGGCGGCTCCATCGTTGCCATGGTGGCAGGGGTTGTGGGATGTCTTGTGGTACTTCGACGAATGGCTTTTTTAGGCGATGCCCTCTCCCATGCCATGATCGCAGGCGTAGCCGGCGGGTATCTGGTCATGAAGCTTGCCTTTGACCTGGAAGCCCACGCTCCGGGCATGCTTTTGGGCTCGCTCATTGCGGCGGTGACCACAGTGGCCCTGATTTCATTTGT comes from uncultured Desulfobacter sp. and encodes:
- a CDS encoding zinc ABC transporter substrate-binding protein, with the translated sequence MNFLFKKYVLLFFLLIFNLTILFTGYTDATELTKPVIVASTTQIADFARQVAGDQALVKSILAPGADPHTYNVTPDDVQIVLGADLCIENGLHLEGKNWMSTLAKDAQKTLITATDGIQALSISQGGQSIPDPHAWLSPKNVVVYVNNITRGIIALDPGNKAFYRARAKLFLQQLRVLDAWIREQINAVSPQQRILVTTHDAFNYFCREYRLNEKNDFLSIAPVGWSTGAEVGAGITPERRRKVIESIKASGAPAIFVETTINPKQIREIAKETGVKIGGELYSDSMGPEGSAAETYIGMMRENTLLIVNSLK
- a CDS encoding metal ABC transporter ATP-binding protein codes for the protein MIKETSFAIEVAHLTVSYNAKPALLDVSVKIETDQLVGVIGPNGAGKSTFIKAILGFVKPDLGTVKIQGTYAKNAKGLVAYVPQRGAVDWDFPITVREVALMGRFQKIPWYTSPRKKDRDAAMEALEMVRMTDFAHRQIGELSGGQQQRVFMARALAQGSDILLLDEPFAGVDAATERAILEVLERAKKSGKTLVVVHHDLSTATEYFDKLLLIKQRLYAYGEPHMVLQEDLLSQVYEGKLKIFKDVVKKEGN